A genomic region of Metopolophium dirhodum isolate CAU chromosome 1, ASM1992520v1, whole genome shotgun sequence contains the following coding sequences:
- the LOC132936619 gene encoding E3 ubiquitin-protein ligase SHPRH-like has translation MNNLQAVTFFEVIKNYHKHINDDFEQPQIVIPTLRAYQRRAVKWMVDREKNNNFVKCDGSPFSGGILADETGLEKTIEMLCCIMENTAPPEFYNQKVVIKDCIKKLFGQIPCRPSTSKYIEYTNEIGLAVKSKVPKKIINEDTHIVACYCKTTVPKSILVYCAMCGKGQHAQCVHFEPKPFQEVPYLCSDCWIVNYRVQCKASLIVVPQSILNQWIDEMEKNIAKPGLKVYVYNGVHLDGYIQPFSFGDYDIVITSYTTLSRDLKYVADVNVDNQNCTRLRHSKRYNYPQSPLPCIKWWRICFDEGLAIESASSKVCDMTFNLRSVHKWVMTGTPIQKSLNDLYGILNFLEVSPYCHRKQFLQLMKGEETIMYNFFSKLIWHSSIEDVNSEFNIPKLTHENHWLTCSLIEKYFYRSQHDDCATKFSNRVTRMFLSLDVLVKNIDKKSITAIIAPLNKLRQACIHPQAVNGRFLKIKLTMTMEKLMDVMIDKCRIECNDFLHVFFDQRNALAGFYLLRAKPAIAVQHYRIVLGLMEKFKDKLEIDICQKIHVMYNLATVLDENATINRALNDSDLKRDMELLEKEYLDASKQKIESTHRTVKFYSDKVTKIIGNKTLSYSEWWSDILGWIFSPNDFLAKVKMELEDYRVPGVPNIANRLKSVNNVHNILSVWLADLNIARIYTISKLKALVEVSMDELNQSALICHLRFQSKNGNLKKEQCLLCNTEIELQAYESLLFSVSNKETNTLNDTTQENDQETMYESTSKGLWKMSQKEFLLMKLFQYGKAKIKKKSCLEDGAEHMKVLELVREEFCYLRFLWTHLSDSLFAHNNIYVAKSRLGLGDNITTAHNEDGPPKKKSKTEDENNVILEYIADYNLLSLPKDIPTTAAKFKKKYGTLLYLENLKKEKENSTEVDTCPICCLNADGGWAVFQCGHSMCNQCLETMCNHSVAFEIDCPMCRNTTPMDSISYVKNNQEGEGSNTLIKGSFSTKIECVTLKLIELITQDPNVKVLIFSKWDKALNLLAEALNQNSISYRILKTGTKYTKTLKDFKSNKKINALLMKLSVGSKRLNLTAATRIFFMEPIINKADEHQAIGRIHRLGQTKPTFVHNFIIRDSIEENITNLFSSDMFDSWDDISLSQLIRVFERN, from the exons ATGAATAACCTACAAGCTGTTACGTTTTTTGAAGTCATTAAAAACTATCATAAACATATTAATGATGATTTTGAACAACCTCAGATTGTTATACCAACACTTAGAGCTTATCAGCGTAGAGCTGTAAAATGGATGGTTGATagagaaaaaaacaacaatt ttgtAAAATGTGATGGGTCTCCGTTTAGTGGAGGCATTTTAGCTGATGAGACGGGTCtagaaaaaactattgaaatgtTATGTTGCATCATGGAAAATACAGCACCTCCTgaa ttttataaccAAAAAGTTGTGATTAAAGActgtataaaaaaactatttggtCAAATCCCATGTAGACCATCGACGAGCAAATATATAGAATACACAAACGAAATAGGTCTTGCAGTAAAATCAAAAGTACCAAAGAAAATCATTAATGAAGATACTCATATTGTTGCGTGTTATTGCAAGACAACAGTACCGAAAAGTATCTTAGTGTATTGTGCAATGTGTGGTAAAGGCCAGCATGCACAGTGTGTACATTTTGAACCAAAACCATTTCAAGAAGTGCCATACTTGTGTTCTGATTGTTGGATTGTAAATTATAGAGTGCAGTGCAAGGCTAGTTTGATTGTTGTACCACAGTCTATTTTAAACCAGTGGATTGACgag atggaaaaaaatattgcaaaaccTGGTTTAAAAGTTTATGTTTACAATGGGGTGCATCTTGATGGTTATATTCAACCTTTTTCTTTTGGTGATTACGATATAGTTATAACATCGTATACAACCCTCTCAAGAGATTTAAAGTATGTCGCAGATGTT aaTGTGGATAATCAAAATTGTACCCGTTTGCGACATTCAAAAAGATACAATTATCCTCAGTCACCATTGCCTTGCATTAAATGGTGGCGAATTTGTTTCGATGAAGGTCTAGCAATTGAGAGTGCGAGTAGCAAAGTATGTGATATGACATTTAATCTACGATCTGTGCATAAATGGGTTATGACTGGTACACCAATACAAAAATCACTAAATG atctttatggtattttaaatttccttGAAGTAAGTCCTTACTGCCATCGTAAACAGTTTCTGCAGCTCATGAAGGGTGAAGAAAccattatgtataattttttttcaaaattgatatGGCATAGTTCAATAGAAGATGTCAATTCAGAATTCAACATACCAAAACTAACTCATGAAAACCATTGGCTAACATGTTCccttattgaaaaatatttttaccgaaGCCAGCATGATGATTGTGCCACAAAATTTTCTAATCGTGTAACcag gATGTTTCTATCCTTGGATGTATTAGTAAAGAATATTGACAAGAAAAGTATAACTGCTATAATTGCACCATTAAATAAGCTTCGACAAGCTTGTATACACCCtcaa gCTGTGAACGgacggtttttaaaaataaaattgacaatGACAATGGAAAAGTTAATGGATGTAATGATAGATAAATGTCGTAttgaatgtaatgattttttaCATGTATTTTTTGACCAGCGAAATGCCCTTGCTGGATTTTATCTTCTTCGTGCAAAACCAGCGATAGCTGTTCAACATTATAGGATAGTTTTAGGTTTAATGgaaaaatttaaagataaactTGAAATTGATATATGtcag aaaataCATGTTATGTATAATTTGGCCACTGTACTTGATGAAAATGCAACCATAAACCGTGCATTAAATGATTCAGACTTAAAAAGGGATATGGAACTACTTGAAAAAGAATATCTTGACGCTAGTAAACAAAAA attgaaTCAACTCATAGAACTGTTAAGTTTTATTCTGATAAGGTTACTAAAATTATTGGGAATAAAACACTAAGTTATTCTGAATGGTGGTCAGACATATTGGGCTGGATTTTTTCACCAAATGACTTTTTAGCTAAAGTAAAAATGGAGTTGGAGGATTATCGTGTGCCTGGTGTTCCAAATATTGCAAAccg attGAAGTCTGTGaacaatgttcataatattcttAGTGTTTGGCTTGCTGACCTAAATATAGCAAGAATATACACAATATCAAAACTAAAAGCTTTAGTAGAAGTATCCATGGATGAACTGAATCAAAGTGCATTAATATGTCATTTACGTTTTCAATCAAAAAAtgggaatttaaaaaaaga gcagtgtttattatgtaatactgaAATTGAACTACAAGCATATGAATCATTGTTGTTTAGTGTTTCTAATAAAGAAACGAATACATTAAATGATACAACTCAAGAAAACGATCAAGAAACCATGTATGAAAGTACAAGTAAAGGCCTTTGGAAGATGTCTCAAAAAGAATTTTTACTTATGA aactatttcaatatggaaaagccaaaattaaaaaaaaaagctgttTGGAAGATGGAGCTGAACATATGAAGGTATTGGAGTTGGTACGTGAAGAATTTTGTTATTTACGGTTTCTTTGGACTCATCTCAGTGATAGTCTTTTTGCCCATAATAACATATATGTAGCTAAGTCAAGGTTGGGACTTGGAGATAATATTACAACAGCACATAACGAAGATGGTCCACCTAAAAAAAAGTCTAAAAcagaagatgaaaataatgttattttggaATATATT GCGGATTATAATCTGTTGTCATTACCTAAAGACATACCAACAACTGCGgctaagttcaaaaaaaaatacggaacCCTACTTTatctagaaaatttaaaaaaagaaaaagaaaactcTACTGAAGTTGATACATGTCCAATTTGTTGTCTGAATGCTGATGGCGGA TGGGCAGTTTTTCAATGTGGCCATAGTATGTGTAATCAGTGTTTAGAAACCATGTGTAATCATTCAGTTGCCTTTGAGATAGATTGCCCCATGTGTAGAAACACTACCCCAATGGATTCTATATcctatgtaaaaaataaccaaGAAGGTGAAGGGTCAAACACACTAATCAAGGGATCATTTTCTACTAAAATAGAATGTGTCACTTTAAAACTAATAGAATTGATTACTCAGGATCCAAATGTGAAAGTTTTAATATTCTCAAAG TGGGATAAAGCTTTAAATCTTCTGGCAGAAgctttaaatcaaaattcaatcaGTTATAGGATACTAAAAACAGGAACTAAGTATACAAAAACACTAAAAGATTTTaag tcaaataagaaaataaatgcaCTATTAATGAAATTGAGTGTGGGTTCAAAGAGATTGAACTTAACTGCAGCaacaagaatatttttcatGGAACCAATAATTAACAAAGCAGATGAGCATCAAGCCATTGGGAGAATTCATAGATTAGGACAAACCAA acctacatttgtacataattttattattcgagATTCTATTGAAGAAAACATCACAAATTTATTCTCCAGTGACATGTTTGATAGTTGGGATGATATATCACTATCTCAACTAATAAGAGTATTTGAAAGAAATTAA